The proteins below are encoded in one region of uncultured Eubacteriales bacterium:
- a CDS encoding conserved exported hypothetical protein (Evidence 4 : Homologs of previously reported genes of unknown function), whose product MSGNTRRSDLFLLELVIDLFLFVLCAAVCVTLLIHARSMSRESAELTQAVYLAQSAAEKWRATGEIPIVPNENGFTGQCLVKGETLNVAIYQSKRLVYTLEGVAAP is encoded by the coding sequence ATGAGCGGAAACACCCGGCGCTCCGACCTCTTCCTGCTGGAGCTTGTGATCGACCTCTTCCTCTTCGTCCTGTGTGCCGCGGTCTGCGTAACACTATTGATCCATGCCCGAAGTATGAGCCGGGAGAGTGCGGAGCTGACCCAGGCGGTGTATCTCGCTCAGTCGGCGGCTGAAAAGTGGCGCGCCACCGGGGAGATCCCCATCGTCCCGAATGAAAACGGCTTTACAGGCCAATGCTTGGTAAAGGGCGAAACTCTAAACGTCGCCATCTACCAGAGCAAGCGGCTTGTCTATACGTTGGAGGGGGTGGCCGCGCCGTGA
- a CDS encoding Transglutaminase-like protein, which yields MKKSRRNRLGAAVLALALTACALGAASAKTSTMPTKVETKTGVAVYSNAKASIDASNLAEGYLMVKYTGGKDVKIKVQITRDSGTTYTYNLNNKGSAETLPLTEGDGKYTVKVYENTTGTKYAQAYSTTVTMKLRNEFLPFLYSNQFVNYTERSAVVTKAAELTKDAATDLTRIQSIYDFVIQNFTYDYELAKAVQSGYLPDVDKVLADKKGICFDYAAVMAAMLRAQNIPSKLVVGYAGTTYHAWIDVYIDSIGWVDKVIYFDGTTWTLMDPTFVSSGNHSDSIMTYVTNDSNYTAKYAY from the coding sequence ATGAAAAAGAGCAGACGAAATCGCCTGGGCGCCGCCGTACTTGCGCTGGCGCTGACGGCTTGCGCCCTGGGCGCCGCGTCCGCCAAGACCTCGACCATGCCTACGAAAGTCGAGACCAAGACCGGCGTCGCCGTCTACTCCAATGCCAAGGCGTCCATTGACGCATCCAATCTGGCGGAGGGGTACCTCATGGTGAAGTACACCGGCGGTAAGGACGTGAAGATCAAGGTGCAGATTACCAGGGACAGCGGCACCACCTATACCTATAATCTCAACAACAAGGGTTCCGCCGAGACCCTGCCGCTCACCGAGGGGGACGGAAAGTACACCGTCAAGGTCTACGAGAACACTACGGGCACCAAATACGCCCAGGCCTACAGCACTACCGTGACCATGAAACTGCGCAATGAATTTCTCCCCTTCCTGTACTCCAACCAGTTTGTCAACTACACCGAAAGATCCGCGGTGGTGACCAAGGCCGCCGAGCTAACGAAGGACGCTGCCACAGATCTCACCCGCATCCAGAGCATCTATGACTTCGTCATTCAGAACTTTACATACGACTACGAACTGGCCAAAGCCGTTCAGAGCGGCTATCTGCCCGACGTGGACAAGGTCCTAGCCGATAAGAAGGGTATCTGTTTTGATTACGCGGCGGTGATGGCCGCCATGCTCCGCGCCCAGAACATCCCCTCCAAGCTGGTGGTGGGGTATGCGGGCACCACCTATCATGCCTGGATCGACGTGTATATCGACAGCATCGGCTGGGTGGACAAGGTCATCTATTTCGACGGTACCACCTGGACTCTGATGGACCCTACCTTCGTCTCCAGCGGCAACCATAGCGACAGCATCATGACCTACGTAACCAACGACAGCAACTATACCGCCAAGTACGCCTATTAA
- a CDS encoding hypothetical protein (Evidence 5 : No homology to any previously reported sequences) gives MRETFVVQILNDQNATWQGTVTWTGGKKVQSFRSVLELLKLIGSTINGAANPETAPEPMQDLCTL, from the coding sequence ATGCGAGAAACCTTTGTTGTCCAGATCCTCAATGACCAAAACGCCACTTGGCAGGGCACGGTCACCTGGACGGGCGGGAAGAAGGTTCAATCCTTCCGCAGTGTGCTGGAGCTGCTCAAGCTGATCGGCAGCACGATCAACGGGGCGGCCAACCCGGAGACAGCGCCGGAGCCCATGCAAGACCTCTGCACCCTATAG
- a CDS encoding hypothetical protein (Evidence 5 : No homology to any previously reported sequences), with amino-acid sequence MRVAVTYSLSFGRPLSMIAGLSRGSGAEVTEGVGVGVSVGAAEGPGANAETPGGEALS; translated from the coding sequence TTGCGCGTGGCGGTGACGTACAGCTTGTCCTTTGGGAGACCATTATCGATGATTGCCGGGTTGTCCAGAGGCTCCGGCGCGGAGGTGACGGAGGGCGTCGGCGTCGGGGTGAGCGTCGGCGCGGCTGAGGGGCCCGGTGCGAACGCGGAAACGCCAGGGGGCGAGGCGCTGAGCTGA
- a CDS encoding conserved exported hypothetical protein (Evidence 4 : Homologs of previously reported genes of unknown function) gives MPGSSTQGRTLRAAVTVVLCALFFLLAMGVVLLGSGVYRDAAAASDENFTHRTALSYVINQVRRGDVAGGVTLGSFGGGDALFLREGGYTTILYCYDGQLRELYMEDDLDLAPEDGTAILPLAALEIAPTDGCLRVTATGEDGARYTADLSPRCGWSEEVAS, from the coding sequence ATGCCGGGATCCTCGACTCAGGGCCGCACCCTGCGCGCCGCCGTCACGGTGGTGCTCTGCGCCCTCTTCTTCCTGCTGGCCATGGGAGTCGTCCTGCTGGGCAGCGGGGTCTACCGGGATGCGGCGGCCGCGTCCGATGAAAACTTTACCCACCGTACCGCCTTAAGCTATGTCATCAACCAGGTCCGCCGGGGCGACGTGGCGGGGGGCGTTACCCTCGGTTCCTTCGGCGGGGGGGACGCGCTCTTTTTAAGGGAGGGCGGCTATACCACTATCCTCTACTGCTACGATGGCCAACTCCGGGAACTCTATATGGAGGACGACCTTGACCTCGCCCCAGAGGACGGCACGGCTATCCTGCCCCTGGCGGCTCTCGAGATAGCGCCGACGGACGGCTGCCTGCGCGTCACCGCCACCGGCGAGGACGGCGCGCGCTATACCGCGGACCTCTCCCCCCGCTGCGGCTGGAGTGAGGAGGTGGCGTCATGA
- a CDS encoding conserved hypothetical protein (Evidence 4 : Homologs of previously reported genes of unknown function), whose translation MTPPKLNQTTAALRVCVDRAECGRLSGRVYSQRLTAPIVFIDFVDFLLRVEAVLDAQAFPQAFERTRVFRPLCTDGVPAAERIEEGLPAAAVSAAWGEVSTFTLHVVTRRNTTWQGFVDWLDGAPPQEYASVLELIKLVGQHIF comes from the coding sequence GTGACACCACCAAAGCTCAACCAGACAACCGCCGCCCTCCGCGTCTGCGTGGACAGGGCGGAATGTGGGCGTCTCAGCGGCCGGGTCTACAGCCAGCGGCTCACCGCTCCCATCGTGTTTATCGACTTTGTAGACTTCCTCCTCCGGGTGGAGGCCGTGCTGGACGCCCAGGCGTTTCCCCAGGCATTTGAGCGCACCCGCGTCTTCCGTCCCCTATGCACCGATGGCGTCCCCGCCGCAGAGCGCATTGAGGAGGGCCTCCCCGCCGCAGCGGTGTCCGCCGCGTGGGGAGAGGTTAGCACCTTCACGCTCCACGTCGTTACCCGCCGCAACACCACTTGGCAGGGCTTTGTGGACTGGCTGGATGGCGCCCCACCCCAGGAGTATGCCAGCGTGCTGGAGCTCATTAAGCTCGTCGGTCAGCATATATTTTAA
- a CDS encoding conserved exported hypothetical protein (Evidence 4 : Homologs of previously reported genes of unknown function): protein MKDSSPIGVGVVTILTVLLVLSLTIFSALTLSTARADLALSQRNADTVQAYYEADAQAAKLYADFAESGDSELETAIPMTDTQSLYLHLTRQDDGSILTLAWQTQSEEETELDEHLPVWDGTPPTG from the coding sequence GTGAAGGATTCCTCCCCCATAGGCGTGGGCGTCGTCACCATCTTGACGGTGCTCCTCGTCCTCAGCCTCACCATCTTCTCCGCCCTCACCTTGTCCACCGCCCGTGCGGACCTGGCCCTCTCCCAGCGCAACGCCGATACGGTACAGGCTTATTATGAGGCCGACGCCCAGGCTGCCAAGCTCTATGCAGACTTTGCGGAGAGCGGCGATAGCGAGCTGGAGACCGCCATTCCCATGACCGATACCCAGTCCCTCTATCTCCACCTCACCCGTCAGGATGACGGCAGTATCCTCACCCTGGCCTGGCAGACCCAGTCGGAGGAGGAGACCGAGCTTGACGAACACCTGCCTGTGTGGGACGGCACACCACCCACCGGCTAA
- a CDS encoding 6-O-methylguanine DNA methyltransferase, DNA binding domain protein codes for MNHADVYKRIYTLVAEIPAGRVATYGQIAWMAGKPDAPRMVGYAMSHAPAERDLPCHRVVNRLGELAPPYAFGGGEIQRAMLEGEGVPFLENGRIDLKRCLWRLSAGEDGLEEP; via the coding sequence ATGAATCACGCGGACGTTTACAAGAGGATCTACACGCTGGTGGCTGAGATCCCAGCGGGACGGGTGGCCACTTACGGGCAGATCGCCTGGATGGCGGGAAAGCCCGACGCGCCCCGCATGGTAGGGTACGCCATGAGCCATGCCCCTGCGGAGCGAGACCTCCCCTGCCACCGGGTGGTTAACCGGCTGGGCGAGCTGGCCCCCCCTTATGCCTTTGGCGGCGGGGAGATCCAGCGGGCCATGCTGGAGGGGGAGGGCGTCCCTTTCCTGGAAAACGGCCGCATCGACTTAAAGAGGTGCCTGTGGCGCCTTAGCGCCGGAGAGGACGGCTTGGAAGAGCCCTGA
- the pilT gene encoding Twitching mobility protein codes for MQIKEILQQAVERSASDIILVAGLPVAYKVDGVIRREGERLIPQDTAALTAELYRQAENRDMARLSSTGDDDFSFAVPGLSRFRVNALKQRGSLGLVIRVVSFNLPDRVQMGIPDRVIDFATCPHGLLLFTGPAGSGKTTTLACIVDTVNSTRNAHVITIEDPIEYLHPHKKSVVIQRELFTDTMSYDAALRAALREAPDIILLGEMRDAETIRAAVTAAETGHLVISTLHTIGAANTIDRVVDSFPPEQQGQIRTQLAMVLEGVVSQQLIPGTDGRLVPAFEVMAVTPAVRNLIRESKAYQLDNTIAQSAAEGMCTMDQSVLRLAQTGRISAEEAMRHCMNSDWMQKRLFSKNV; via the coding sequence ATGCAGATAAAAGAAATTTTACAGCAGGCAGTGGAGCGTTCCGCTTCGGACATCATTTTGGTGGCCGGCCTTCCGGTGGCCTACAAGGTGGACGGCGTCATCCGTCGGGAGGGGGAGCGCCTTATCCCCCAGGACACCGCAGCACTGACGGCCGAGCTGTATCGCCAGGCAGAGAACCGGGATATGGCGCGTCTCTCCTCCACGGGGGACGATGACTTCTCCTTCGCCGTACCGGGCCTTTCCCGATTCCGGGTTAACGCCCTCAAGCAGCGGGGTTCCCTGGGACTGGTGATCCGGGTGGTGTCCTTCAACCTGCCCGACCGGGTGCAGATGGGCATTCCCGATAGAGTAATCGATTTTGCCACCTGCCCACACGGGCTCCTCCTTTTCACCGGCCCGGCGGGCAGCGGCAAGACCACCACACTCGCCTGCATTGTGGACACGGTGAATTCCACCCGCAACGCCCACGTCATCACCATCGAGGACCCCATCGAGTATCTGCACCCCCATAAGAAGAGCGTGGTCATCCAGCGGGAGCTCTTCACCGACACGATGAGCTACGACGCGGCTCTCCGGGCCGCACTGCGGGAGGCTCCCGATATCATCCTCCTGGGCGAGATGAGGGATGCCGAGACCATTCGGGCTGCCGTCACCGCCGCCGAGACAGGGCACCTGGTCATCTCCACCCTGCACACCATTGGCGCGGCCAACACCATCGACCGCGTCGTGGACTCCTTTCCACCCGAGCAACAGGGGCAGATTCGCACCCAGCTCGCAATGGTACTGGAGGGGGTGGTCTCCCAGCAGCTTATCCCCGGGACCGATGGGCGGCTGGTACCCGCCTTTGAGGTCATGGCCGTCACCCCCGCCGTGCGAAACTTGATCCGGGAGTCCAAGGCCTACCAGCTGGACAATACCATCGCGCAATCCGCCGCCGAGGGGATGTGCACCATGGACCAGAGCGTGCTCAGGCTGGCTCAGACCGGGCGCATCTCCGCCGAGGAGGCCATGCGCCACTGCATGAACTCTGACTGGATGCAAAAGCGGCTCTTTTCCAAGAACGTCTGA
- a CDS encoding Uracil-DNA glycosylase family protein produces MEQVQSENELARLQVQIRQCRLCQDTFGFEPRPIVLGDRSAKIMQISQAPSKTVHETGRPFNDASGRKLRGEWYHISDDVFYDPDRFYIVSMAHCYPGKAPGGGDRRPPKVCAEHWLSREMPLVDNALYIIIGGIAAEFFFPGRGLTQLVFEDLQLRGKPAYVLPHPSPLNVKWFMDYPQFTAERMPKIREEIHRALDL; encoded by the coding sequence ATGGAACAAGTACAGAGTGAAAACGAGCTTGCCCGCCTGCAGGTACAGATACGACAGTGCCGTCTTTGTCAGGACACCTTTGGGTTCGAGCCCCGCCCCATCGTGCTGGGGGACAGGAGCGCCAAAATCATGCAGATCAGCCAGGCTCCCTCTAAAACCGTCCATGAGACAGGCAGGCCCTTCAACGACGCCAGCGGGCGAAAACTGCGTGGAGAGTGGTATCACATCTCGGACGATGTCTTTTATGACCCCGATCGGTTCTACATCGTGTCCATGGCCCACTGTTACCCCGGCAAGGCTCCGGGCGGCGGGGACCGCCGCCCGCCCAAGGTCTGCGCCGAGCATTGGCTCTCCAGGGAAATGCCTCTCGTGGACAATGCGCTCTACATCATCATCGGCGGCATCGCGGCGGAATTTTTCTTCCCCGGGCGGGGGCTCACGCAGCTGGTTTTTGAGGACCTCCAGCTCCGCGGCAAACCCGCCTATGTGCTGCCCCACCCGTCCCCGCTGAACGTGAAGTGGTTTATGGACTATCCCCAGTTCACGGCGGAGCGTATGCCAAAGATTCGGGAGGAAATCCACCGGGCATTGGATCTTTAA
- a CDS encoding Sortase family protein, with protein MKKRTRAALGMFFLAVACLALGAGLALLWRSGAAVPPEAPQLSASPPGVSAFAPGPSAAPTLTPTPTPSVTSAPEPLDNPAIIDNGLPKDKLYVTATRKTYTDGSLRLIIPKLGVDIPVLNGVDAATLLRGVGLYDYAQLPAEGGANVSIAGHRNGLRGGKITDDMPFYYVNTLTEGDYLYLTHGGNIYQYQWECTEVIEPSNWGPIYNQGYGCVTLTTCTPIGVADHRLLVRGALVNTLPLSETYAYPSSVTEETD; from the coding sequence ATGAAAAAGCGAACGCGCGCCGCCCTCGGCATGTTCTTCCTGGCTGTGGCCTGCCTCGCCCTCGGGGCGGGCCTGGCCCTGCTGTGGCGGAGCGGTGCCGCTGTGCCGCCCGAGGCCCCTCAGCTCAGCGCCTCGCCCCCTGGCGTTTCCGCGTTCGCACCGGGCCCCTCAGCCGCGCCGACGCTCACCCCGACGCCGACGCCCTCCGTCACCTCCGCGCCGGAGCCTCTGGACAACCCGGCAATCATCGATAATGGTCTCCCAAAGGACAAGCTGTACGTCACCGCCACGCGCAAGACCTATACCGACGGCTCTCTGCGCCTCATCATCCCCAAGCTTGGGGTAGACATCCCCGTCCTCAATGGCGTGGACGCAGCGACCCTCCTGCGTGGCGTCGGGCTGTACGACTACGCCCAGCTCCCCGCCGAGGGGGGTGCCAACGTCTCTATCGCAGGCCATCGCAACGGCTTGCGAGGCGGGAAGATTACCGACGATATGCCCTTTTACTATGTGAACACCCTGACCGAGGGGGATTATCTCTACCTCACCCACGGGGGGAACATTTACCAGTATCAGTGGGAGTGCACCGAGGTAATCGAGCCCAGCAACTGGGGCCCCATTTATAACCAGGGCTATGGCTGCGTCACCCTCACCACCTGCACACCTATCGGCGTGGCCGACCACCGCCTGCTGGTGCGGGGTGCGCTGGTGAATACCCTGCCGCTGAGCGAAACTTATGCGTACCCTTCCAGCGTAACAGAGGAGACTGATTGA
- a CDS encoding Bacterial transcriptional activator domain protein, which yields MGKRSSAAAKTVCVTMLGSFRLQVGDNVITDEEGRSQKLWSVLCYLIAHRGRSVPQAEFIEMFWPEEDNANPVSALKTLLYRARLLLDPLFEKDLPCILSQRGAYSWNPAIACEVDADWFGELCREAGDRALPEERRMDLYRQAVALYHGDYLFKLSGQMWVVPLSARYHAMYLEAVKAYAALLERAQKFAEMEELCTRASALDALDEGLHTLTVRALLRQGKNAAALSRYEKATDLLYRNLGVRPSQELRGLYTEIMAVEEGLETDLEVIQEGLRETAARPGAFVCEYGFFKEAYRLEARRARRNGNCVHVALLTVSLPDGGVPPLGVLGVTMDQLLEILLHNLRRGDVVSKYSGAQYVVMLPSANLEDSTMVMERVVAAFYRQHRRNFLKIFYKLRELELA from the coding sequence ATGGGAAAGAGGAGTTCCGCCGCGGCGAAAACCGTTTGCGTGACCATGCTGGGCAGTTTCCGTCTGCAGGTGGGCGACAATGTGATCACGGACGAGGAGGGTCGCTCGCAAAAGCTGTGGAGCGTCTTGTGCTACCTCATCGCCCACCGGGGCCGCAGCGTGCCCCAGGCCGAGTTTATCGAGATGTTCTGGCCGGAGGAGGACAACGCAAATCCCGTCAGCGCGCTCAAGACCCTGCTCTACCGGGCGCGCCTTTTGCTGGATCCACTGTTTGAAAAGGATTTGCCCTGCATCCTTTCCCAGCGTGGCGCCTACTCCTGGAATCCGGCCATCGCCTGTGAGGTTGACGCGGACTGGTTCGGGGAGCTGTGCCGCGAGGCGGGTGACCGCGCCCTCCCGGAGGAGCGGCGGATGGACCTCTACCGGCAGGCCGTGGCACTCTACCACGGGGACTACCTCTTCAAGCTCAGCGGCCAGATGTGGGTGGTACCCCTGAGCGCACGCTACCACGCCATGTACCTGGAGGCGGTCAAGGCCTATGCCGCCCTGCTGGAGCGTGCCCAAAAATTCGCGGAGATGGAGGAGCTGTGTACCCGGGCCAGCGCGCTGGATGCTCTGGATGAGGGGCTCCACACACTTACCGTCCGTGCGCTGCTGCGCCAGGGAAAGAATGCCGCCGCCCTCAGCCGCTATGAAAAGGCAACCGACCTGCTCTACCGCAATCTGGGCGTCCGCCCGTCCCAAGAGCTGCGGGGGCTCTACACCGAGATCATGGCGGTGGAGGAGGGCTTGGAGACCGACTTGGAGGTCATCCAGGAAGGACTCAGGGAGACAGCCGCCCGGCCTGGCGCGTTCGTATGCGAGTATGGTTTTTTTAAAGAGGCATACCGCCTCGAGGCCCGCCGGGCAAGGCGCAACGGCAATTGCGTGCACGTCGCCCTCCTGACCGTCTCCCTTCCTGACGGCGGCGTACCTCCGCTTGGGGTTCTGGGTGTCACCATGGATCAGCTGCTGGAAATCCTTCTCCATAATCTCCGCCGGGGTGACGTGGTGTCCAAGTACAGCGGGGCCCAGTATGTCGTTATGCTTCCCTCCGCCAACCTGGAGGACAGTACCATGGTCATGGAGCGGGTGGTGGCCGCCTTTTACCGGCAGCACCGCCGGAATTTCCTCAAGATCTTCTATAAACTGCGGGAGCTGGAGCTTGCTTGA
- a CDS encoding Bacterial type II secretion system domain protein F, protein MKEQAKAASAPTNDELSVFCSQLALMLQAGIGFEEGVELLEKDAGTPRVKALLGQIGARLSQGIPLSAALAETGAFPAYLLRMVEIGQAAGRLEQVLFALGTYYQREADTGRSLRRMVAYPAVMAILIAVVFLVLVARVLPVFQQVFAQLGMSLDPAAQALLQVGSAGKYVAGVLAVTLALGAVALLYLFWGEGGSASFTRLFSRTDAAKALDRSRFASAMALMLSSGLPLDESMSRTCQLLEGSALSPVLEDCRAKMDRGIDFPRAVEGIFPPLQIGLLSAGFRAGVSDQTMETLSRRCQTEADEALARLLSRFEYGLVIALCAAVGLVLLAVMLPLLGVLSAIGG, encoded by the coding sequence ATGAAGGAGCAAGCAAAAGCAGCGTCTGCCCCCACGAACGACGAGCTGTCTGTCTTCTGCAGTCAGCTCGCCCTGATGCTTCAGGCGGGCATCGGCTTTGAAGAGGGTGTGGAGCTCCTGGAAAAGGACGCAGGCACCCCCCGGGTCAAGGCTTTGCTGGGGCAGATCGGGGCCCGGCTCAGCCAGGGGATCCCCCTGTCCGCCGCTCTGGCGGAGACCGGGGCTTTCCCCGCGTACTTGCTGCGCATGGTGGAGATCGGACAGGCCGCCGGACGGCTGGAGCAAGTGCTCTTCGCCCTGGGGACCTATTACCAGAGGGAGGCGGACACCGGGCGGAGCTTGCGCCGGATGGTGGCTTACCCCGCCGTCATGGCAATTCTCATCGCGGTGGTCTTCCTGGTGCTGGTGGCCCGGGTGCTCCCCGTGTTCCAGCAGGTCTTCGCCCAGCTGGGCATGAGCTTGGACCCGGCCGCCCAGGCCCTGTTGCAGGTGGGGTCTGCGGGCAAGTATGTGGCGGGTGTCCTCGCTGTGACACTGGCCCTGGGCGCCGTGGCGCTGCTGTACCTCTTCTGGGGGGAGGGCGGCTCTGCCTCTTTTACCCGCCTCTTCTCCAGGACCGATGCTGCCAAGGCGCTGGACCGCAGCCGTTTTGCCTCCGCTATGGCGCTTATGCTCTCCAGTGGCCTGCCCCTGGATGAATCCATGTCCCGCACCTGCCAGCTCCTGGAGGGCTCTGCCCTCTCCCCGGTGCTGGAGGACTGTCGGGCTAAGATGGACAGGGGCATCGACTTTCCCCGCGCCGTTGAGGGAATTTTCCCTCCCCTCCAGATCGGCCTGCTCTCAGCCGGTTTTAGGGCCGGGGTCTCCGACCAGACGATGGAGACCCTCTCCCGCCGCTGCCAGACAGAGGCTGACGAGGCTCTCGCCCGGCTGCTGAGCCGGTTTGAGTATGGCCTGGTCATCGCCCTGTGCGCGGCGGTGGGGCTGGTGCTTCTGGCGGTGATGCTCCCCCTGTTGGGGGTCCTCTCCGCCATCGGGGGGTAG
- a CDS encoding conserved exported hypothetical protein (Evidence 4 : Homologs of previously reported genes of unknown function), giving the protein MGRTKPFWRRIMPLLVLLAVLPLAFLWASGEVGGRADQEALALAERSVRRAAVQCYALEGFYPTDVGYLEAHYGVTVDGAYWVDYQYVASNLMPDITVLPIS; this is encoded by the coding sequence ATGGGCCGCACAAAACCCTTTTGGCGGCGGATCATGCCCCTGCTGGTTCTACTCGCCGTGCTTCCCCTGGCCTTCCTGTGGGCGAGCGGGGAGGTGGGAGGCCGAGCCGACCAGGAGGCCCTGGCGCTAGCCGAGCGGTCGGTCCGCCGGGCGGCGGTGCAGTGTTACGCGCTGGAGGGCTTTTATCCCACAGACGTGGGCTATTTAGAGGCACACTACGGCGTGACGGTGGACGGGGCCTACTGGGTGGATTATCAGTATGTGGCCTCCAACCTGATGCCGGACATCACCGTGCTGCCCATCTCGTAA